In one window of Nicotiana tabacum cultivar K326 chromosome 12, ASM71507v2, whole genome shotgun sequence DNA:
- the LOC142167038 gene encoding uncharacterized protein LOC142167038 — translation MRLALGLKLANDMNIQELLVIEKSDMLVHQVLGEWVTKNTKVLPYLHCVQDLIKRFTKIEFKHVPRIQNEFADALATLSSMIQRPDKNFVDPIPIEIRKQPAYFAHVEE, via the coding sequence atgaggcttgcctTGGGACTCAAATTGGCTaacgacatgaatattcaggagttACTGGTAATCGAAAAATCAGATATGCTGGTACATCAAGTACTTGGAGAATGGGTTACCAAGAATACTAAAGTATTGCCATACTTGCATTGTGTGCAAGatttgatcaagaggttcacaaagatagaattcaaacacgTTCCGAGAATTCAGAACGAGTTCGCAGATGCACTGGctaccttgtcttccatgatacaacgtCCAGACAAGAATTTCGTTGATCCTATTCCGATAGAGATTCGTAAGCAACCAGCTTATTTTGCTCATGTTGAAGAATAG